A region from the Anomaloglossus baeobatrachus isolate aAnoBae1 chromosome 11, aAnoBae1.hap1, whole genome shotgun sequence genome encodes:
- the LOC142255812 gene encoding LOW QUALITY PROTEIN: uncharacterized protein LOC142255812 (The sequence of the model RefSeq protein was modified relative to this genomic sequence to represent the inferred CDS: deleted 1 base in 1 codon) has translation MNYYCTAKQVILLSILIKICPPISAYGYAKCVLTYDHLQYANCIGQGIMDLTKAIRHLPNKTQWLNASQNGIVIVENKTFFHLPKLLELQLNGNKISTIQSEAFKNLKNLYLLDLSYNKLQTLDNWDMSDFRNLRILKIGYNRIRTIESFALASLHHLQELALSSNNITNFTNVAEAVNNLAELSRLNLSSNFVTDLSSPRLIALQLLNVLDLNYNLIGVLDLSNLFMPNLTHLMLMKNNMSAINGSSFLNVPKLTQIIFDENPLNISFLLGIHLPHLTELHWSSMRPKLDDDLDLPCQVFRSLPKLRALYISRAKVSHSQIKKIGMCTNLTSLVLSTSALRVLTKTDLQTFKGLNVLYLNKCKIRMIQNSSWTGLKHLHTLILERNEILSLQDRLFSPLIGLEYLDLSKNSLTDINKKSFQGLHNLKTLILRSCKIADVMLFAFTYIRNLRLLDLRDNSISMIKRKAFYNLYKLETLLLSGNKVHSVQGNSFKDMSSLKRLDLANNEIYKFSDLTFNSLKTLLSLDISRNGLGFNKRDTKSPFRKLKHLESLDMSYQARRYMDPVSVSLYQGLQSLKKLEVRGISSSFFKDVSFSFLPNLTDFDMSETFKGDDFNSMVELIRKCKQVRSLHLENNEIQNLPEDIFVSFNLLENISLQRNKLKNISEKLVKPLSNLRNLDLWMNPLLCSCDNYWFQNWSEFNTQVQIPFLQSYSCLGPVAHDFNFLSLDLSFCGTDLSVLFFGVSFAFTLLFMATTLLTVKLKWSILYFYHMVKVWLSWKNQKKKRVYMYDAYISYCSNDEDWVIKELLHHLESQGQRKYKLCFKPRDFVPGSYHIDNIQDAINNSRKTLCVVSRNYLESEWCKIEAEIACSRVFYEKEDVLLVVFLEEIQEDPEQCWSWGN, from the exons ATGAATTATTATTGCACAGCCAAACAAGTAATCTTGTTatcaatattaataaaaatatgtcCTCCCATATCTGCCTATGGATATGCAAAGTGTGTTTTGACCTATGACCACTTACAATATGCAAACTGTATAGGACAAGGAATTATGGACTTGACCAAAGCCATACGACATCTCCCTAATAAAACACAATGGCTGAATGCGTCACAAAACGGCATTGTCATAGTGGAGAACAAGACTTTTTTCCATTTGCCCAAACTTCTAGAGCTTCAGCTGAATGGAAATAAAATCAGCACCATCCAATCAGAAGCCTTCAAAAATTTAAAGAATCTTTATTTACTGGACCTCAGTTACAATAAATTGCAGACGTTGGATAATTGGGACATGAGCGATTTTAGAAATCTGAGAATTCTCAAAATTGGATATAACAGAATTCGTACAATAGAAAGTTTTGCTCTAGCCTCTCTACATCATTTACAAGAACTTGCCTTGTCGTCTAATAATATTACTAATTTTACAAATGTGGCAGAAGCTGTGAATAACTTAGCTGAGCTATCTAGACTGAACCTGAGCTCTAATTTTGTGACGGATTTATCTTCTCCGAGGTTGATCGCTCTTCAGTTGCTCAACGTTTTAGACCTGAACTATAATTTAATCGGTGTCTTAGACCTTAGTAATTTGTTCATGCCCAATCTGACTCACCTCATGTTGATGAAAAATAATATGAGCGCTATAAATGGTAGCTCCTTTTTGAATGTGCCTAAATTAACTCAGATCATCTTTGATGAGAACCCATTAAACATATCCTTTCTTCTGGGAATCCATCTTCCTCATTTGACGGAACTGCATTGGTCCAGCATGAGACCCAAACTTGATGATGATTTAGATCTTCCATGTCAAGTATTCCGGTCTTTACCAAAATTAAGGGCTTTGTACATATCGCGTGCAAAGGTTTCACATTCTCAAATTAAGAAAATTGGAATGTGCACCAATCTGACATCACTCGTTTTGTCTACAAGTGCTCTGAGGGTATTGACGAAGACCGACCTTCAAACGTTTAAGGGCCTTAACGTTCTATATCTTAATAAGTGTAAAATTAGAATGATTCAGAATAGTTCCTGGACTGGTCTTAAACATCTCCATACTTTGATCCTCGAGAGAAATGAAATTCTTAGCTTACAAGACAGATTATTCAGTCCTCTAATTGGTCTTGAGTACTTGGACCTCTCCAAAAATTCCTTAACTGACATCAACAAAAAATCATTTCAAGGCTTACACAATCTAAAAACCCTTATTTTGAGAAGTTGTAAAATAGCAGATGTCATGCTTTTCGCCTTCACATACATAAGGAACCTTAGGCTGCTGGATTTACGGGACAACAGTATATCAATGATTAAGAGAAAGGCTTTTTACAATCTCTACAAACTTGAAACATTGTTATTgtcaggcaacaaagtccattcggTGCAGGGTAATAGCTTTAAAGACATGTCATCATTAAAGAGACTAGATTTGGCTAATAATGAAATTTATAAATTTTCAGATTTAACCTTCAATTCCTTAAAAACGCTTCTAAGTCTAGATATTAGTAGAAATGGGCTAGGTTTTAATAAACGTGATACTAAAAGTCCTTTTAGAAAGCTTAAACATCTGGAATCCTTAGATATGAGCTACCAAGCACGACGCTATATGGATCCTGTTTCTGTATCACTTTATCAAGGTTTGCAATCCCTTAAAAAGCTGGAGGTCCGAGGCATTTCAAGCTCCTTTTTTAAGGATGTATCTTTTTCATTTTTGCCCAATTTGACAGACTTTGATATGTCCGAAACTTTCAAAGGAGATGATTTTAATTCCATGGTGGAGTTAATCAGAAAATGTAAGCAAGTGAGATCTCTTCACCTGGAAAACAATGAAATCCAAAATCTTCCTGAAGACATATTTGTTTCCTTTAACTTACTGGAAAACATTTCTCTACAACGCAACAAA TTAAAGAACATTAGTGAAAAACTGGTGAAACCATTATCTAACTTGAGAAATTTGGATTTGTGGATGAATCCTCTCTTATGTTCTTGTGACAATTACTGGTTCCAGAATTGGTCTGAATTTAATACTCAGGTGCAGATACCGTTTTTACAATCATACAGTTGTCTTGGACCAGTAGCTCATGATTTCAATTTCCTGAGCCTGGATTTAAGTTTTTGTGGGACTGACCTGTCTGTTCTATTTTTTGGTGTCTCTTTTGCTTTCACGTTACTCTTCATGGCCACAACTCTTCTAACAGTAAAATTGAAGTGGTCCATACTTTACTTCTATCACATGGTGAAAGTTTGGCTTTCATGGAAAAATCAAAAGAAGAAGAGAGTCTACATGTACGATGCCTACATCTCCTACTGCTCCAATGACGAAGACTGGGTCATAAAAGAATTACTGCATCATTTGGAAAGCCAAGGACAACGCAAGTACAAACTTTGCTTTAAACCTAGAGATTTTGTTCCTGGATCATACCACATTGATAATATCCAAGATGCCATTAACAACAGCCGCAAAACTTTGTGTGTTGTCAGCAGAAATTACTTGGAAAGTGAGTGGTGCAAAATAGAAGCAGAAATTGCCTGTTCACGAGTCTTTTATGAGAAGGAGGATGTACTGCTTGTGGTATTTTTGGAAGAAATCCAAGAAGACCCTGAACAGTGCTGGTCCTGGGGAAACTAA